The DNA window GATGGAGCCCGTCAACGGGCAACTGAGCGATCATGAGGCCCGCATCACCGCGAATGCGGCTGCGGTGGAGGCGCTTCAGGGCGACATAGAGGAGCTGCGGAGCCAGCTTGATCGTCTGCAGCAGGAGTTCGGAGGACACGTAAGCGACGACGACATGCACGGGGCCGGACTTGCGGTGGCCCTGCCGGTGCACTTCGACTTCAACAGTTCCGACGTGCGTGCGGTCGACCGCCCGATTCTGGACGCGTTCGCCGCGGCGATTCAGGGGTCCTACCCGCAAGCTCGAGTCACCGTGGAAGGCTCTGCCGACTCCGCCGGATCCGAGGCGTACAACATGAGGTTGTCTCAGGCGCGGGCCGAGAGCGTGAGGGACTATCTCGTGCAGACCGCGGGGATGAACGCCGACAACATCAGCATTGCGGCGATGGGTGAGTCGCGCCTCGTGAACCAGGACACCGGGATCGAAGATCGCCAGAACGGGATCGAGAACCGACGCGCCACGTTCGTCGTCGAGTGGGCCGGGTCGGGCTCGAATTAGCTCGGCGATGTCGTGAGTTGCACTTGATGGCCAGGTTGGAGTCAGGCTCCCGGGTTTCGGCCCGGGAGCTTTTTTTGCCGCAGCGCCCGATTCGGCGGGCGGCGTCGACCTGATGCCGGGGGGCTCCGCGTCCGAAGGGTATCGTGCCGCCGTCCAGCGCGTCGGGCTGTTCTCGAACGTTCGGCGCGGCGTCGTCGCTGTATCGGGTTCCGGGGCGCTACAGGTTGTGGGCGGTCTCGCCTCGAACGATGTGAAGGACGTCCCGTCGGGGCGGGGCGTCTATTCCTTCCTCCTGGACCGCCGCGGTCGTGTCGTCGTCGACCTGCGGGTTCTGCCCGTGGCGGGTTTCGAGCGCGACGCCGGAGACGCGGGAGCGGAAACGCTCTGGCTCGATACGCCGGGCGATGCCCTGCCGCATCTGATGAATCACCTCCGGAAGTACGTGCCGCCCATGCTTGCAGGGCACCGCGTGACGGATGTTGCCGTGCATGCGCTCATCGGACCGCGAGCGGCCGAGGCGCTTGGACGCTGGGCGGCGGCCGCAGGGGCGTCGTTTGCCCGGCAGCCCGACGAATTGGCCCCTCTCGAAGCGACGACCGTACGTCTCGGGGGCGCTGCAGCCCTCGCGGTTCGCCGGGAGGAGATCGAGGGAGCCGGGTTCGACCTGTATGTCGACCACTGCGGCGAAGCAGGTGACGCCGAACCGCTCTCGAGACAGCTGGAGGACGCCGTCACGCGGGCGAGGGGAGCCGCCGCCGTCCGGGGAGACTGGGAGATCCTCCGGTTGGAGCAGGGATTGCCGGTGTTCGGGTCCGAGCTGGGCGCCGAGCGCCTGGCTCAGGAGGCGGGCCAGGATGACCGGGCGATCAGCTTTGCCAAGGGGTGCTTCACCGGCCAGGAGGTCGTCGCCCGCATCCACTACCGCGGCCGCGTGAACCGTCACCTGCGAGGACTCCGCTGGGCCCCGGACGCCCTCTACCAGGCACGCGACCTCGTGGGAGCCACCCTTCGGACACCGACCGGCACCGATCGCGCCAGGCCCGTCGGTCTCGTCACATCCGCGGTTCGTTCTCCACGTTTCGGACCCATCGGCCTGGGCTACGTCCGGCGGGAGATCGCCCCCGGCGCCGTGCTGGAGTCGATGGACCACCCCGGCGTCGCGCTTCACGTGACGGATGTGCCCTTTACGCACAAGTAAAGCGCACAACCGGAGACGTTGCCGGTGCGGACGGCGCGTGGTTATTCTTCGCGCCGTGGCTACGTATCTTGAGGCGATCCGACAGGCGATCCGCGAGGAAATGCGGGCGGACGCCGATGTCTTTGTCATGGGCGAGGACATCGGCGCCTACGGCGGCGCCTTCAAGATTACCGAGGGGCTGCTCGAGGAATTCGGAGAAGATCGCGTCATCGACACTCCGATCAGCGAGGCGGGGATCGTGGGCGCGGCGATCGGGGCGGCGCAGATGGGCCTGAAGCCGGTGTGCGAGATGCAGTTCATCGACTTCATCGCGCCGGCGTTCAACGTGATCGTCAACTTCGCCGCCAAGGTCCGCTACCGGACGGGGGTGGGGGCCGGGCTGGTGATTCGGGGACCCTGCGGCGCGGGCGTGCGGGCGGGGCCCTTTCACTCGCAGAACGTCGAGTCGTACTTCGCCAACGTGCCGGGCCTCAAGCTGGTGGCCCCGGCCACCGTGAGAGATGCGAAAGGCCTGCTCAAGGCTGCGATTCGGGATCCGGACCCGGTGCTCTTCTTCGAGCACAAGTACCTGTACCGAAGGCTCCGTGACGAACTCGAGGAGGGCGAGGAGTTCCTGACTCCGCTGGGGAAGGCGCGAACGCACCGGGGAGGAACAGACCTGACGCTGGTCACGTATGGCGCCATGGTCCACACGGCGCAGGCGGCGGCGGAGCAGCTGGCGGAGGAGGATGGGGCGGAGATCGAGATCATCGACCTGAGGACGCTGCAACCGCTCGACAGCGCGGCGATCCTCGAGAGCGTGAAGAAGACGGGGAGACTGCTCCTCCTGCACGAAGCGCCGCGGTTCGGCGGCTTCGCCGGCGAGGTCGCCGCGTTGGTCTGCGAGCAGGCGTTCGAGTGGCTCGATACGCCGATCCGGCGGGTCGCGGCGCTCGACACGCCGGTGCCCTACGCGGCCGAGCTGGAGGACGCTCATCTACCCCAGGTGGCGGATGTCGTCTCGATGGCCCGCCTGCAACTGAGTTACTGAACCACGCGGCTTTACGCCGGGGAAGAACACCATGTCCAAAGTGGATGTCATCATGCCGCAGATGGGGGAGTCCATCGCGGAGGGAACGTTGACGCGCTGGCTCAAGAATGTCGGGGATGCTGTCGAGCGCGACGAAGACCTGTTCGAGATATCCACGGACAAGGTCGACGCGGACATTCCGTCCCCTGCGGCGGGGGTGCTGGCTGAAGTCCTCGTTCAGAGCGGGGAGACGGTCGAGATCGACACGGTGGTCGCCCGCATCGAGACGGACGCCACGGCCGCGACCGCCGCAGCACCGTCGGCGCCCGCGGCGGAGCTGTCGCTGGACCCTCCGGCGGAGGCGCCCCCCGCAGACCCCGTGACGTCAACCGCGGCGGCGGCAATCCCCGCGGCTCCACCGGCGGACGCCACGCCGGCATCCCCGGGACCGGGGGCGGCGGGGCTGCCCGCGAGTCGGCATGAGCGGCTACGGACGCGATCGACGCCGCTGGTACGGAAGATCGCCGCGGAGCACGGCGTCGACATCCGCCAGGTGCCCGGGACGGGGGCCTCCGGTCGCGTGACCCGGGACGACATTCTGGCGTTCATCTCAGCCGGAGGGCCGGAGGCGGCGCCCGCTCCCGCTGCGGCGCCCGCTCCCGCTGCGGCGCCCGCCCCCACGGCGGCGCCCGCTGCCGTCCCGGCGCCGATTCCCGCCTCCGGCGTGAAGGCGCCGGAGCCGACGCCGCCCGACACGCCGGCGCCCGCGGCACCCGGCACGCCGGCGCCCGCGGCACCCGGCACGCTTCGGATCCCGATCCACGGGGCCACGTTGGATGTCCGGCTCGGTTCCGTGCCGATTCGCGAGCGAGACCGGGTCGAGGAGATGAGCAGAGTTCGCCTGCGGACGATGGAACACATGCTCATGTCCAAGCGCGTTTCCGCGCACGTGACGTCGGTCACCGAGGTGGATTTCGAACGGATCGTTCAACTTCGGCGCGCACTCAAGCCGCGTTTCGCCGATCAGGGCGTGAAGCTCACGTACGGCCCCTTCATCTACCGGGCCGTGATCGAGGCTCTGGGCGAGTACCCGATCCTCAACTCGTCCGTGGACGGATCGCGAATCGTGTATCACGGCAACATCAATCTCGGGATCGCGGTGGCAATCAACGACGGCCGCGAACTCATCGTGCCCGTGCTCAGGGACGCGGACCAGCTCAGCCTGCTGGGACTCGCGCAGCGCTCCAACGAA is part of the Candidatus Palauibacter polyketidifaciens genome and encodes:
- a CDS encoding OmpA family protein, with amino-acid sequence MRQNRVWVPMVVVALAFLSTGCMQLVRQWELDRVMEPVNGQLSDHEARITANAAAVEALQGDIEELRSQLDRLQQEFGGHVSDDDMHGAGLAVALPVHFDFNSSDVRAVDRPILDAFAAAIQGSYPQARVTVEGSADSAGSEAYNMRLSQARAESVRDYLVQTAGMNADNISIAAMGESRLVNQDTGIEDRQNGIENRRATFVVEWAGSGSN
- a CDS encoding dihydrolipoamide acetyltransferase family protein, with the protein product MSKVDVIMPQMGESIAEGTLTRWLKNVGDAVERDEDLFEISTDKVDADIPSPAAGVLAEVLVQSGETVEIDTVVARIETDATAATAAAPSAPAAELSLDPPAEAPPADPVTSTAAAAIPAAPPADATPASPGPGAAGLPASRHERLRTRSTPLVRKIAAEHGVDIRQVPGTGASGRVTRDDILAFISAGGPEAAPAPAAAPAPAAAPAPTAAPAAVPAPIPASGVKAPEPTPPDTPAPAAPGTPAPAAPGTLRIPIHGATLDVRLGSVPIRERDRVEEMSRVRLRTMEHMLMSKRVSAHVTSVTEVDFERIVQLRRALKPRFADQGVKLTYGPFIYRAVIEALGEYPILNSSVDGSRIVYHGNINLGIAVAINDGRELIVPVLRDADQLSLLGLAQRSNELAEKARNKALDFDDIQGGTFTITNVGVFGNLFGTPIINQPQVAILGTGVIEKRPVVVQDGLGNDVIAIRNRAYFGLSYDHRVVDGAMAAFFLNRVQEYLEGFPDDSA
- a CDS encoding alpha-ketoacid dehydrogenase subunit beta, with amino-acid sequence MVILRAVATYLEAIRQAIREEMRADADVFVMGEDIGAYGGAFKITEGLLEEFGEDRVIDTPISEAGIVGAAIGAAQMGLKPVCEMQFIDFIAPAFNVIVNFAAKVRYRTGVGAGLVIRGPCGAGVRAGPFHSQNVESYFANVPGLKLVAPATVRDAKGLLKAAIRDPDPVLFFEHKYLYRRLRDELEEGEEFLTPLGKARTHRGGTDLTLVTYGAMVHTAQAAAEQLAEEDGAEIEIIDLRTLQPLDSAAILESVKKTGRLLLLHEAPRFGGFAGEVAALVCEQAFEWLDTPIRRVAALDTPVPYAAELEDAHLPQVADVVSMARLQLSY